Proteins co-encoded in one Xanthomonas campestris pv. badrii genomic window:
- a CDS encoding NAD(P)/FAD-dependent oxidoreductase, whose translation MAERVLHFDVLVIGAGPAGLAAAQAAAGHGVRVGVVDMQPRAGGQVWRSDVRHGAPADARALLQQVGDTAAITLLTRTQIVLAQPGWLLADGPDGTLQLHYAALVLATGARELLLPFPGWTLPGVTGAGAAQALAKQGWPLAGKRVLVAGSGPLLLASAATLQRQGATVLGIHEQASAAALRTFAAQLWRWPGKAAQAVALRLQLHRVAYRAGSVVVAAYGDTQLREVEIDGPGGRTRIACDQLAVGYGLVPNTELAQLLGCQLEPCGAHRQVQVDALLRTSVTQVFAAGEACGIGGRDCALVEGAMAGHMAAGAPDDALRLQPRRGTARAFATLLQQQFALDRRIHVLARPDTLVCRCEDVPLGALDSFHDARDAKLASRCGMGACQGRICGTALAELGRCLPDLSTDAGRRPPLFPVRLAALADPFTSDSQGNPP comes from the coding sequence ATGGCTGAGCGCGTCCTGCATTTCGATGTGCTGGTGATCGGTGCCGGCCCGGCCGGGTTGGCGGCCGCGCAGGCAGCGGCCGGTCACGGCGTGCGCGTGGGCGTGGTGGACATGCAGCCGCGCGCGGGTGGGCAGGTGTGGCGCAGTGATGTGCGGCACGGCGCGCCGGCCGATGCACGCGCGTTGCTGCAGCAGGTGGGCGATACCGCTGCGATCACGCTGCTGACGCGCACGCAAATCGTGCTGGCGCAACCGGGTTGGCTGCTGGCCGATGGCCCGGACGGCACGCTGCAGCTGCATTACGCCGCGCTGGTGCTGGCCACCGGCGCGCGCGAGCTGTTGCTGCCGTTTCCGGGCTGGACGCTGCCCGGCGTCACCGGCGCAGGCGCGGCGCAGGCGCTGGCCAAGCAGGGCTGGCCGCTGGCCGGCAAGCGTGTGCTGGTGGCCGGCAGCGGGCCGTTGCTGTTGGCCAGCGCTGCGACCTTGCAGCGGCAGGGCGCCACGGTGCTGGGCATCCACGAACAGGCGTCGGCGGCGGCACTGCGCACGTTTGCCGCGCAGCTGTGGCGCTGGCCGGGCAAGGCCGCGCAGGCAGTGGCGCTGCGGCTGCAATTGCATCGTGTTGCCTATCGCGCCGGCAGCGTGGTGGTGGCCGCGTATGGGGATACGCAGCTGCGCGAGGTGGAGATCGATGGCCCGGGTGGGCGCACCCGGATTGCCTGCGATCAGCTTGCGGTGGGCTACGGCCTGGTGCCCAACACCGAGCTGGCGCAATTGCTGGGCTGCCAGCTGGAGCCCTGCGGCGCGCATCGGCAGGTGCAGGTGGATGCCTTGCTGCGCACCAGCGTCACCCAGGTGTTCGCGGCCGGCGAAGCCTGCGGCATCGGCGGACGCGATTGCGCGCTGGTCGAAGGCGCGATGGCCGGACATATGGCGGCCGGCGCGCCGGACGACGCGTTGCGGCTGCAGCCGCGCCGGGGTACGGCGCGCGCGTTCGCCACGCTGTTGCAGCAGCAGTTCGCGCTGGACCGGCGCATCCACGTCCTGGCGCGGCCGGACACCCTGGTCTGCCGCTGCGAAGACGTGCCGCTGGGTGCGCTGGACAGCTTTCACGATGCACGCGACGCCAAGCTGGCCTCGCGCTGCGGCATGGGCGCCTGCCAGGGCCGCATCTGCGGCACCGCGCTGGCCGAACTGGGCCGCTGCCTGCCCGATCTTTCCACCGACGCCGGCCGCCGGCCGCCGTTGTTCCCGGTCCGCCTCGCGGCGCTGGCCGATCCGTTCACTTCCGACTCGCAAGGGAATCCTCCATGA
- a CDS encoding aldehyde dehydrogenase family protein — protein sequence MNDMLQPVLLAGQWQPSHAASGSFRAADPSTGEPIGPLFPVSDAQDIETALRAAQAVAAELAAAPAERIAAFLEGYADALDADADTLVALAHAETALPAPTRLRGNELPRTSGQLRQAANAVRSYSWTNPIIDTAADLRAHLAPLGKPVLVFGPNNFPFAFNAIAGSDFASAIAARNPVIAKAHPLHPATSQRMAQLAHQALLAAGLPAAAVQLLYHFDNAIGVRLAGDARLGAIGFTGSRAGGLALKVAADAAGVPFYAELSSVNPVFLLPGALAERGDALAQEFFASCTMGSGQFCTNPGVVVVPHGAAGDAFVAATKAHFDAALPMVLFSASGVEGVQRGVASLRAAGAALLAGGHTGEDGFRYAPTLLSVDAQAFLANPQALQTEAFGPVSLLVRARDTAQMAQLAAAFEGNLTGTLYRAGDGSDDAAWQAIAPVLRARVGRLINSKMPTGVAVSAAQNHGGPFPSTGHPGFTAVGMPGAIRRFAALHSFDAVPDALLPVELRQRNPGGVARLVDGQWSSADLGAGA from the coding sequence ATGAACGACATGCTCCAACCCGTCCTGCTCGCCGGCCAATGGCAGCCCAGCCATGCGGCGAGCGGCAGCTTCCGCGCTGCCGATCCCAGCACCGGCGAGCCGATCGGCCCGCTGTTTCCGGTCAGCGATGCCCAGGACATCGAGACCGCGCTGCGCGCCGCGCAGGCGGTGGCCGCCGAACTGGCTGCCGCACCGGCCGAGCGCATCGCCGCCTTTCTGGAGGGCTACGCCGATGCGCTGGATGCCGACGCCGACACCCTGGTGGCGCTCGCGCACGCAGAAACCGCATTGCCGGCGCCCACGCGTTTGCGCGGCAACGAGCTGCCGCGCACCAGCGGCCAGTTGCGTCAGGCCGCAAATGCGGTGCGCAGCTACAGCTGGACCAACCCCATCATCGACACCGCCGCCGATCTGCGCGCGCATCTGGCGCCACTGGGCAAGCCGGTATTGGTGTTCGGCCCCAATAATTTCCCGTTCGCGTTCAATGCGATTGCCGGCAGCGATTTCGCCTCGGCCATTGCCGCGCGCAATCCGGTGATCGCCAAGGCGCACCCGTTGCATCCGGCCACCAGCCAGCGCATGGCGCAGCTGGCGCATCAGGCGCTGCTGGCCGCAGGCCTGCCGGCGGCGGCGGTGCAGCTGCTGTATCACTTCGACAACGCCATCGGCGTGCGGCTGGCCGGTGATGCGCGGCTGGGCGCGATTGGCTTTACCGGCAGCCGTGCAGGCGGGCTTGCGCTGAAGGTAGCGGCCGACGCAGCAGGCGTGCCGTTCTACGCCGAGCTGTCCAGCGTCAACCCGGTGTTCCTGTTGCCCGGCGCGCTGGCCGAGCGCGGCGATGCGCTGGCGCAGGAATTCTTTGCCTCGTGCACCATGGGCAGCGGCCAGTTCTGCACCAATCCCGGCGTGGTGGTGGTGCCGCACGGCGCGGCCGGCGATGCCTTCGTCGCCGCTACCAAGGCGCATTTCGATGCCGCATTGCCGATGGTGCTGTTCTCGGCCTCCGGGGTGGAGGGCGTGCAACGCGGCGTGGCGAGTCTGCGTGCGGCTGGCGCGGCGCTGCTGGCGGGCGGACATACCGGCGAAGACGGTTTCCGCTACGCGCCTACCTTGCTGAGTGTGGATGCGCAGGCATTCCTGGCCAATCCGCAGGCGCTGCAGACCGAGGCCTTCGGGCCGGTGAGCCTGCTGGTGCGCGCACGCGATACCGCGCAGATGGCGCAGCTGGCGGCCGCGTTCGAAGGCAACCTCACCGGCACCCTGTACCGCGCAGGCGATGGCAGCGACGATGCCGCCTGGCAGGCGATCGCGCCGGTGCTGCGTGCGCGGGTGGGGCGCCTGATCAACAGCAAGATGCCGACCGGTGTGGCAGTGAGCGCGGCGCAGAATCATGGCGGCCCATTCCCGAGCACCGGGCATCCGGGCTTCACTGCGGTCGGCATGCCCGGCGCAATCCGTCGCTTTGCCGCGTTGCACAGCTTTGATGCAGTACCGGATGCGCTACTGCCGGTGGAACTGCGCCAGCGCAATCCCGGCGGCGTGGCGCGCCTGGTGGACGGGCAGTGGAGCAGCGCCGACCTGGGAGCGGGCGCATGA
- a CDS encoding DUF885 domain-containing protein, which translates to MKHLRPVAIGLLAAALFTACKPAPPAPETAAAATAAPTGEQAAQAFDALLDKQWQYQLQHNPEFASIIGDKRYNDRWSDYSLAAVHAERAATADLLEQFEAVDAKALDAQRQLSLQMMVGQLRDKLEGIDLKTYAMPLEPIGGIQLALAGYGDAFPFENAKDYQDYIARLQAIPSVIAQVIEVSRQGAKDGLVQPRYLLERLPEQIDKIAALTGEQSPFASPLKKLDAAVPAEQRAALRKQLLAAIDEQVRPAYGKLSAFVRDEYAAQGRSSEGIWSLPDGERRYRYAIHTQTTTDMAPEQIHQIGLQEVARIEGEMTVIAKAQGFADLASFRKAVDTDKRHFATSGEQILQQYRQYIAAMEPELPKLFGHLPKTPLEVQAMPAFRRSAPGAEYWQSNPEGTKPAIVKVNTSDFASRTLVNIETTAYHEGVPGHHLQISLAQTLPLPPFRQQAGYNAYIEGWALYAERLGKEIGFFKDPYNDYGRLSGELLRANRLVLDTGVHYKRWNRQQMVDFFHAHPSDDEPSIQSETDRYIVWPGQALGYKLGQLQILALRAEAEKELGDRFDVRAFHDAVLGGGAMPLAMLQQRVRQWIAQAKTAPGVAK; encoded by the coding sequence ATGAAGCACCTGCGTCCTGTCGCCATCGGCCTGCTGGCCGCCGCCTTGTTCACTGCCTGCAAGCCGGCGCCACCGGCACCGGAAACGGCAGCTGCAGCCACTGCCGCGCCGACCGGCGAACAGGCCGCCCAGGCGTTCGATGCGTTGCTGGACAAGCAGTGGCAATACCAGCTGCAGCACAACCCGGAGTTCGCCAGCATCATCGGCGACAAGCGCTACAACGATCGCTGGAGCGATTATTCGCTTGCGGCCGTGCACGCAGAGCGCGCCGCGACCGCCGACCTGCTTGAGCAGTTCGAAGCAGTGGACGCCAAGGCGCTGGACGCGCAACGCCAGCTCAGCCTGCAGATGATGGTGGGCCAGTTGCGCGACAAGCTGGAGGGCATCGACCTGAAGACCTATGCGATGCCGCTGGAGCCGATCGGTGGCATCCAGCTGGCGTTGGCCGGGTATGGCGATGCGTTTCCGTTCGAAAACGCCAAGGATTACCAGGACTACATCGCGCGGCTGCAGGCCATTCCTAGCGTGATCGCGCAGGTCATCGAGGTGTCGCGCCAGGGGGCCAAGGACGGGTTGGTGCAGCCGCGTTACCTGCTGGAGCGCCTGCCCGAGCAGATCGACAAGATCGCAGCGCTCACCGGCGAGCAGAGCCCGTTCGCCTCGCCATTGAAAAAACTCGATGCGGCGGTGCCGGCCGAGCAGCGCGCTGCACTACGCAAGCAGTTGCTGGCCGCAATCGATGAGCAGGTCCGCCCGGCCTACGGCAAGCTGTCGGCCTTCGTGCGCGACGAATACGCCGCGCAGGGCCGCAGTTCCGAAGGCATCTGGTCGCTGCCCGATGGCGAGCGCCGCTACCGCTACGCCATCCATACCCAGACCACCACCGACATGGCGCCGGAGCAGATCCACCAGATCGGCCTGCAGGAAGTGGCGCGGATCGAAGGCGAGATGACGGTGATCGCCAAGGCGCAGGGCTTTGCCGACCTGGCCAGCTTCCGCAAGGCCGTGGACACCGACAAACGCCACTTCGCCACGTCCGGCGAGCAGATCCTGCAGCAGTACCGCCAGTACATCGCCGCAATGGAACCGGAGTTGCCCAAGCTGTTCGGGCACCTGCCCAAGACGCCGCTGGAGGTGCAGGCGATGCCCGCATTCCGGCGTAGCGCCCCCGGCGCCGAATACTGGCAAAGCAACCCGGAAGGCACCAAGCCGGCCATCGTGAAGGTCAACACCAGCGACTTCGCCAGCCGCACGCTGGTCAACATCGAAACCACCGCCTATCACGAGGGCGTGCCCGGCCATCACCTGCAGATTTCGCTTGCGCAGACGCTGCCGTTGCCGCCGTTCCGCCAGCAGGCCGGCTACAACGCCTACATCGAAGGCTGGGCGCTGTATGCCGAGCGCCTGGGCAAGGAGATCGGCTTCTTCAAGGACCCGTACAACGACTACGGCCGGCTGTCCGGCGAGCTGCTGCGTGCCAACCGCCTGGTGCTGGATACCGGCGTGCACTACAAGCGCTGGAACCGGCAGCAGATGGTGGATTTTTTCCACGCCCATCCGTCCGACGACGAACCCAGCATTCAATCCGAAACCGATCGCTACATCGTCTGGCCGGGCCAGGCACTGGGCTACAAGCTCGGCCAGCTGCAGATCCTGGCGTTGCGCGCGGAAGCGGAAAAAGAGCTGGGCGATCGCTTCGATGTGCGCGCCTTCCATGATGCGGTGCTGGGCGGCGGCGCAATGCCGTTGGCGATGCTGCAGCAGCGCGTGCGGCAGTGGATTGCCCAGGCCAAGACCGCACCGGGAGTGGCCAAGTGA
- a CDS encoding DUF885 domain-containing protein, with translation MSASPDSSVVRLGALSLLIAATVVGTPLQVHAAEPAPTAQSRQDTAAARFKALYTREWRWRQAQLSGAVDEDNQATQEQQADHLPNVDVATQNQRTAYWQQALKELDAIPQVQLSAEDQVSYQVYRQQLVVLLDQQHFRAWEMPFNSDSAFWSDLGFSAEARLRTREDYQRYLKMLADIPRYFAEHTDNMRAGLARGFSQPRVTLTGRDQSIADVAQARGEANPFYAPFKQLPATLTAHVQAQLRQQAVQTIDTQVVPAYARLLDFIRSEYQPRARSTLAGEALPDGKAYYRAQIREFTTLELSPEQIHQIGLQEVAKLRKQMDATIAESGFKPPAGQAVFPAFLQFLRTDPQFYAKTPEELLKQAAWIAKRVDAKVGDYIGRLPRRRFAIEPVPPELAPFYTGGRGGPGIYLVNTYNLPSRPLYNLTALTLHESSPGHALQMPLAAEAQGLPAFRRYGYISAYGEGWALYSEYLGQEMGMYDTPYDRFGYLTYQMWRACRLVIDTGIHHKGWTRDQAQAYLRDNTALSEHEVTTEVDRYIAWPGQALSYYLGELKIIELRHKAEAALGETFDLRAFHDAILETGSVPLPVLEQRIARFIAEGGTSPWAQEVSEQ, from the coding sequence GTGAGCGCGTCGCCGGACAGCAGCGTGGTGCGGCTCGGCGCGCTGAGCCTGCTGATCGCCGCCACCGTGGTGGGGACACCGCTACAGGTGCACGCAGCCGAGCCTGCGCCGACTGCGCAGAGTCGCCAGGACACGGCCGCGGCCCGCTTCAAGGCCTTGTACACGCGGGAATGGCGTTGGCGGCAGGCACAGTTGTCCGGCGCGGTGGATGAGGACAACCAGGCCACGCAGGAACAACAAGCCGACCATCTGCCCAATGTGGATGTGGCCACGCAGAACCAGCGCACGGCGTACTGGCAACAAGCGTTGAAGGAACTGGATGCCATCCCGCAGGTGCAGTTGTCTGCCGAAGATCAGGTGAGTTACCAGGTGTACCGCCAGCAGTTGGTGGTGTTGCTGGATCAGCAGCACTTCCGCGCCTGGGAAATGCCGTTCAATAGCGACTCGGCGTTCTGGAGCGATCTTGGCTTCAGTGCCGAAGCCAGGTTGCGCACGCGCGAGGACTACCAGCGCTATCTGAAAATGCTGGCCGATATTCCGCGCTATTTCGCCGAGCACACCGACAACATGCGTGCCGGTCTGGCGCGGGGCTTCAGCCAGCCCAGGGTCACGCTGACCGGGCGCGATCAATCCATCGCCGATGTGGCGCAGGCCAGGGGCGAAGCCAACCCGTTCTACGCGCCGTTCAAACAACTGCCCGCCACGCTGACGGCGCACGTGCAGGCGCAGCTGCGGCAGCAGGCGGTACAGACCATCGACACCCAAGTGGTGCCGGCGTACGCCCGCTTGCTGGACTTCATCCGCAGCGAGTACCAGCCGCGCGCGCGCAGCACGCTGGCCGGCGAGGCGCTGCCCGATGGCAAGGCCTATTACCGCGCGCAGATCCGCGAATTCACCACGCTGGAGTTGAGCCCCGAGCAGATCCACCAGATCGGCCTGCAGGAGGTCGCCAAGCTGCGCAAGCAGATGGACGCCACCATCGCCGAGAGCGGCTTCAAGCCGCCGGCCGGGCAGGCCGTGTTCCCGGCATTCCTGCAATTCCTGCGCACCGACCCGCAGTTCTATGCCAAGACGCCGGAGGAGTTGCTCAAGCAGGCGGCGTGGATCGCCAAGCGCGTGGATGCCAAGGTGGGCGATTACATCGGCCGCCTGCCGCGTCGCCGCTTCGCCATCGAGCCGGTGCCGCCGGAGCTGGCGCCGTTCTACACCGGCGGTCGCGGCGGTCCGGGCATCTATCTGGTCAACACCTACAACCTGCCATCGCGGCCGCTGTACAACCTGACTGCACTGACCCTGCACGAATCCTCGCCCGGCCATGCGCTGCAGATGCCGCTGGCGGCAGAAGCGCAGGGCCTGCCGGCATTTCGCCGCTATGGCTATATCTCGGCCTATGGCGAAGGCTGGGCGTTGTACTCGGAGTATCTGGGCCAGGAAATGGGCATGTACGACACGCCCTACGATCGCTTCGGCTATCTCACCTACCAGATGTGGCGCGCCTGCCGCCTGGTGATCGACACCGGCATTCACCACAAGGGCTGGACGCGCGATCAGGCGCAAGCCTACCTGCGCGACAACACCGCGCTGAGCGAGCACGAAGTGACTACCGAGGTCGATCGTTATATCGCCTGGCCTGGGCAGGCGCTGTCGTACTACCTGGGCGAGTTGAAGATCATCGAGTTGCGGCACAAGGCCGAAGCCGCGCTCGGCGAGACGTTCGACCTCCGCGCCTTCCACGACGCGATCCTGGAAACCGGCTCGGTGCCGCTCCCGGTGCTGGAGCAACGCATCGCCCGTTTCATCGCCGAGGGCGGGACGTCGCCTTGGGCACAGGAGGTGTCGGAGCAATAG
- a CDS encoding NAD(P)/FAD-dependent oxidoreductase: MHASRPAPAPAVAASSRGPAAAPSTPAVGATRAGSGSAAASTRRSYDLIVIGAGIVGAACAEAAAGEGLRVAIVEPGPIGGGSTAAAMGHLVAMDDDPTELALSAYSLRLWERFATLSEAEFSRCGTVWVARDARELAAVPAKIARLAAAGLHAEAVDAQQLYALEPQLVPGLAGGMRVPDEAVVYPPRVARHLVALACTAGAHLFAGRRVAQLLEQGVRLDDGQQLAGPVLVASGVALPQLLPELALRPRKGHLVITDRHPGLIRHQLLELGYADSAHGADDTSVAFNVQPRPTGQLLIGSSRQFGEHDRALSMPVLQRMLQRAFAYLPVLRELQAIRVWTGLRPTTPDGRPYLGAVPGRRDVWVAAGHEGLGVTTALGSARVIVDSLLGRTPAIDPAPYAPARAVQGHAA, from the coding sequence ATGCACGCCTCGCGGCCCGCGCCTGCGCCTGCAGTGGCCGCGTCGTCGCGTGGTCCTGCAGCGGCGCCGAGCACGCCTGCGGTGGGCGCAACCCGCGCCGGGTCCGGCAGCGCTGCCGCCTCCACTCGGCGCAGCTACGACCTGATCGTGATCGGTGCCGGCATCGTGGGAGCCGCCTGCGCCGAGGCCGCGGCGGGCGAGGGCCTGCGTGTGGCGATCGTGGAGCCGGGGCCGATCGGTGGCGGCTCCACGGCAGCGGCAATGGGCCATCTGGTGGCGATGGATGACGACCCGACCGAGCTGGCGCTGTCGGCCTATTCGCTGCGCCTGTGGGAGCGTTTCGCCACGTTGAGCGAGGCCGAATTCAGCCGTTGCGGTACGGTGTGGGTGGCCCGCGATGCACGCGAACTGGCGGCGGTGCCGGCCAAGATCGCGCGGCTGGCAGCGGCCGGACTGCACGCCGAGGCCGTCGATGCGCAGCAGCTGTATGCCCTGGAGCCGCAGTTGGTGCCGGGCCTGGCCGGCGGCATGCGGGTGCCCGACGAAGCGGTGGTGTACCCGCCGCGCGTGGCCCGGCATCTGGTGGCGCTGGCCTGTACGGCGGGCGCGCACTTGTTCGCTGGCCGCCGGGTGGCGCAGTTGCTGGAGCAGGGCGTGCGCCTGGACGATGGGCAGCAGCTGGCCGGACCGGTGCTGGTGGCCAGCGGCGTGGCGCTGCCGCAGCTGCTGCCGGAGCTGGCCCTGCGCCCGCGCAAGGGCCACCTGGTCATCACCGACCGCCATCCCGGGCTGATCCGGCATCAGTTGCTGGAACTGGGCTATGCCGATTCGGCGCATGGTGCCGACGACACCAGCGTGGCCTTCAATGTGCAGCCGCGGCCCACCGGGCAATTGCTCATCGGTTCGTCGCGGCAGTTCGGCGAGCACGATCGCGCGCTGTCGATGCCGGTGCTGCAGCGCATGCTGCAGCGCGCATTCGCGTATTTGCCGGTGCTGCGTGAGCTGCAGGCGATCCGCGTATGGACGGGCCTGCGTCCGACCACGCCGGACGGGCGGCCGTATCTTGGGGCGGTGCCCGGCCGGCGCGATGTCTGGGTAGCGGCAGGGCATGAGGGGCTGGGTGTCACCACGGCGCTGGGGAGCGCACGGGTGATCGTGGACAGCCTGCTCGGGCGCACGCCAGCCATCGACCCGGCGCCGTATGCACCGGCGCGCGCCGTGCAGGGGCATGCCGCATGA
- a CDS encoding 2Fe-2S iron-sulfur cluster-binding protein, whose translation MSATVRLQVDAQPVEVPAGASVAAAVAQATLQFRQSSSGQPRAPLCGMGVCFECRVRIDGIGQQRACLVEARDGMQVGTDG comes from the coding sequence ATGAGCGCGACGGTGCGCCTGCAGGTGGATGCGCAGCCGGTGGAGGTGCCTGCCGGTGCCAGCGTGGCGGCCGCGGTGGCGCAGGCCACGCTGCAGTTCCGGCAATCGAGCAGCGGGCAGCCGCGTGCGCCGCTGTGCGGCATGGGCGTGTGTTTTGAATGCCGGGTGCGCATCGACGGGATCGGCCAGCAACGCGCCTGCCTGGTGGAGGCACGCGACGGCATGCAGGTAGGCACCGATGGCTGA
- a CDS encoding dihydrodipicolinate synthase family protein — MSIAAFWHGVLPAITTPFTANGEIDHDFLGKHANQLVDAGCTAIVPLGSLGEAATLSVDDKLAILRTLVTALNGRVPVVPGIASLATGEAVALAKAAKEIGCGGLMVLPPYVYSTDWREMGAHVRAVIGATDLPVILYNNPVAYKTDFGPAQIAELAAEFPNLQAVKESSGDVRRFAALQELLGDRLALLVGMDDAIVEGLSMGAKGWIAGLVNAYPKESVRLFELARDGGYPAAKELYNWFLPLLRLDTVPTFVQLIKLVQAKVGMGSEQVRAPRLVVAGAEREAALKVIDHAIAHAPKLP, encoded by the coding sequence ATGAGCATTGCTGCGTTCTGGCACGGCGTGTTGCCGGCCATCACCACCCCGTTCACCGCCAACGGCGAGATCGACCACGACTTCCTCGGCAAGCACGCCAACCAGCTGGTGGACGCCGGCTGCACCGCGATCGTGCCGCTGGGCTCGTTGGGCGAAGCGGCCACCTTGAGCGTGGACGACAAGCTGGCGATCCTGCGCACCCTGGTCACTGCCCTCAACGGCCGCGTGCCGGTGGTGCCGGGCATCGCCAGCCTGGCGACCGGCGAGGCAGTGGCGCTGGCCAAGGCGGCCAAGGAGATCGGCTGCGGCGGGCTGATGGTGTTGCCGCCGTACGTGTATTCCACCGATTGGCGCGAGATGGGCGCGCATGTGCGCGCGGTGATCGGCGCGACCGATCTGCCGGTGATCCTGTACAACAACCCGGTGGCCTACAAGACCGATTTCGGCCCGGCGCAGATCGCCGAGCTGGCCGCCGAATTCCCGAATCTGCAGGCAGTGAAGGAATCCTCCGGCGATGTGCGCCGCTTTGCCGCATTGCAGGAATTGCTGGGCGACCGCCTGGCGCTGCTGGTGGGCATGGACGATGCCATCGTCGAAGGCCTGAGCATGGGCGCCAAGGGCTGGATCGCCGGCCTGGTCAATGCGTATCCAAAAGAATCGGTACGCCTGTTCGAGCTGGCGCGCGATGGCGGCTACCCGGCGGCCAAGGAGCTGTACAACTGGTTCCTGCCGCTGCTGCGCCTGGATACCGTGCCCACCTTCGTGCAGCTGATCAAACTGGTCCAGGCAAAGGTGGGCATGGGCAGCGAGCAGGTGCGTGCGCCGCGGCTGGTGGTGGCCGGTGCAGAGCGCGAGGCGGCGCTGAAGGTGATCGACCACGCCATCGCGCACGCGCCCAAACTGCCGTGA
- a CDS encoding M24 family metallopeptidase, whose amino-acid sequence MSAQIGGLSLDQAQAQLAPWTRRAAPIGPDEYAQRIERARGSMRAHGVDALLIGAGTSLRYFTGVPWGASERLVAMLLTIDGDPALICPAFEEGSLDAVLQIPVAKFLWEEHEDPYALVVQVMDDRHAHALALDPGIAFAVHTGLRAHLGTAIRDAGGIIDGCRMCKSAAELALMQQACDMTLLVQRLAAGIAHEGIATDQLVRFIDQAHRALGADNGSTFCIVQFGHATAFPHGIPGVQHLREGELVLIDTGCTVQGYHSDITRTWSYGTPSDAQRRIWDLEQAAQAAAFAAIRPGVACEAVDQAARAVLEAAGLGPEYRLPGLPHRTGHGCGLAIHEAPYLVRGNALPLQPGMCASNEPMIVVPGQFGVRLEDHFHVTDAGAQWFTPPSPAIDQPFA is encoded by the coding sequence ATGAGCGCCCAGATTGGCGGTCTGTCGCTGGATCAGGCGCAGGCGCAACTGGCGCCCTGGACGCGGCGCGCCGCACCGATCGGCCCCGATGAGTATGCGCAGCGCATCGAGCGTGCGCGCGGGTCGATGCGTGCGCACGGCGTGGATGCGCTGTTGATCGGCGCCGGCACCTCGCTGCGCTACTTCACCGGCGTGCCGTGGGGGGCAAGCGAACGGCTGGTGGCAATGCTGCTCACCATCGATGGCGACCCGGCGCTGATCTGCCCGGCCTTCGAGGAAGGCTCGCTGGACGCGGTGCTGCAGATTCCGGTGGCCAAATTCCTGTGGGAAGAACACGAGGATCCGTATGCGCTGGTGGTGCAGGTCATGGACGATCGCCATGCACATGCGCTGGCGCTGGATCCAGGGATCGCGTTTGCCGTGCACACCGGCCTGCGCGCGCATCTGGGCACCGCCATCCGCGACGCGGGCGGCATCATCGACGGCTGCCGCATGTGCAAGTCGGCCGCCGAGCTGGCATTGATGCAGCAGGCCTGCGACATGACCTTGCTGGTGCAGCGCCTGGCCGCCGGCATCGCGCACGAAGGCATCGCTACCGACCAGCTGGTGCGCTTCATCGACCAGGCGCATCGCGCGCTGGGCGCGGACAACGGCTCGACCTTCTGCATCGTGCAGTTCGGGCATGCCACGGCGTTTCCGCACGGCATTCCCGGCGTGCAGCACTTGCGCGAAGGCGAGCTGGTACTGATCGACACCGGCTGCACCGTGCAGGGCTACCACTCCGACATCACCCGCACCTGGAGTTACGGCACGCCCAGCGATGCGCAACGGCGCATCTGGGACCTGGAGCAGGCCGCGCAGGCCGCGGCATTTGCGGCGATCCGCCCAGGTGTGGCCTGCGAGGCGGTGGACCAGGCCGCGCGCGCGGTGCTGGAAGCGGCAGGGTTGGGCCCGGAGTATCGTCTGCCCGGCTTGCCGCATCGTACCGGCCATGGCTGCGGGCTGGCGATTCATGAGGCGCCGTACCTGGTGCGCGGCAACGCACTGCCGCTGCAGCCGGGCATGTGCGCCAGCAACGAACCGATGATCGTGGTACCCGGGCAGTTCGGCGTGCGCCTGGAGGACCATTTCCATGTCACCGACGCCGGCGCGCAGTGGTTCACGCCGCCGTCGCCAGCGATCGATCAACCGTTTGCGTAA